Proteins encoded in a region of the Microbacterium neungamense genome:
- the argJ gene encoding bifunctional glutamate N-acetyltransferase/amino-acid acetyltransferase ArgJ: MTVTAPHGFEAAGVAAGLKSTGKPDVAVVVNRGPRKVGAAVFTTNRAKANPILWSQQVIVDRTVEAIVLNSGGANCFTGSFGFQTTHLTAEKAAELLGVSAGDVLVCSTGLIGTGDEQFRARVLAGVEQGVAELSADGGQAAAEAIMTTDTVAKTAVAERDGWTIGGMAKGAGMLAPGLATMLVVLTTDADLEAVDADAALRRATHVSFDRLDSDGCMSTNDQVTLLANAASGIRPDLDEFTAALTEVCLELARKLQQDAEGASHDITIEVKGAASEEDAVEVGRSVARNNLFKAAIFGNDPNWGRVLAAIGTTRAVFDPYDVDVWMNGVRVCTAGGPDRPREEVDLTPRATHLVIDLKAGDETATILTNDLTHDYVHENSAYAS; the protein is encoded by the coding sequence GTGACCGTCACCGCACCCCATGGGTTCGAGGCCGCCGGCGTCGCCGCCGGGCTGAAGTCCACCGGAAAGCCCGACGTCGCCGTGGTCGTCAACCGCGGCCCGCGCAAGGTCGGCGCCGCCGTGTTCACCACGAACCGCGCCAAGGCCAACCCGATCCTGTGGTCGCAGCAGGTGATCGTCGACCGCACCGTCGAGGCGATCGTGCTCAACTCCGGCGGGGCGAACTGCTTCACCGGCAGCTTCGGGTTCCAGACCACCCATCTCACCGCGGAGAAGGCGGCCGAGCTCCTTGGGGTGAGCGCGGGCGACGTGCTCGTCTGCTCCACGGGCCTCATCGGCACCGGCGACGAGCAGTTCCGCGCCCGGGTGCTCGCCGGCGTCGAGCAGGGCGTCGCGGAGCTCAGCGCGGACGGCGGGCAGGCGGCGGCGGAGGCCATCATGACCACCGACACGGTCGCCAAGACCGCGGTCGCCGAGCGCGACGGCTGGACGATCGGCGGCATGGCGAAGGGCGCCGGGATGCTCGCGCCGGGCCTGGCGACGATGCTCGTCGTGCTCACCACGGATGCCGACCTCGAGGCCGTCGACGCGGATGCCGCGCTGCGCCGCGCCACGCACGTCAGCTTCGACCGGCTCGACTCGGACGGATGCATGTCCACCAACGACCAGGTCACGCTGCTCGCCAACGCGGCCAGCGGCATCCGCCCCGACCTCGACGAGTTCACCGCCGCGCTCACCGAGGTGTGCCTCGAGCTCGCCCGCAAGCTGCAGCAGGACGCCGAGGGCGCCAGCCACGACATCACCATCGAGGTGAAGGGCGCCGCCTCCGAGGAGGACGCGGTCGAGGTGGGCCGCTCCGTCGCCCGCAACAACCTGTTCAAGGCGGCGATCTTCGGCAACGACCCGAACTGGGGGCGCGTGCTCGCCGCGATCGGCACCACCCGCGCCGTGTTCGACCCGTACGACGTCGACGTCTGGATGAACGGCGTCCGCGTCTGCACCGCCGGCGGGCCCGACCGCCCGCGCGAGGAGGTCGATCTGACCCCGCGCGCCACGCACCTCGTCATCGACCTGAAGGCCGGCGACGAGACCGCGACCATCCTCACCAACGACCTGACCCACGACTACGTGCACGAGAACAGCGCCTACGCCTCATGA
- a CDS encoding bifunctional hydroxymethylpyrimidine kinase/phosphomethylpyrimidine kinase, giving the protein MGPDAVIGLTANTAAHLDAVRALPVGTVDYLGVGVIHPTATKPDHPPALGIAGFAAFAADSPLPCVAIGGIGLDDVAPLRAAGAAGVAVVSALCAAEDPCAAARTFLRAWRGDRPPRVLSIAGSDPSGGAGIQADLKSIAANGGYGMAALTALTAQNTSGVRSVHTPPAAFLREQLDALSDDVGIEAVKIGMLAGVEVIEVVAAWLRRERPETVVLDPVMVATSGDRLLDAAAEDALRELLPLADVVTPNLPELGALLGEPAADDWDAALAQAGRLAARTGALVLVKGGHLDGPHAPDALVGADGVVASFPGERIATDATHGTGCSLSSALATRRARGADWPRAAEEARTWLRESIRAGADLDVGRGHGPVSHFAGLWARGGLDTAPTPAEIEADWWDRIAGIRTGIDELPFIRRLADGTLPDPAFRFYLAQDALYLSDYARLLADAARRAPSAPEQVFWAESAARCIAVERELHESWLGEPAGDPAPATRAYLDHLRSVAHGGGYAELVAALLPCYWLYADLGERLRAGDFGAYTQDPGHPYASWLATYGDPAFSAASRRATDITAAAASTADTATRQRMFTAFERSAAHELAFFAAPPL; this is encoded by the coding sequence CTGGGACCGGACGCGGTCATCGGCCTCACCGCCAACACGGCCGCCCACCTGGACGCCGTGCGCGCTCTGCCCGTCGGCACTGTCGACTACCTCGGCGTCGGCGTCATCCACCCCACCGCGACCAAGCCGGATCACCCGCCTGCGCTCGGGATCGCAGGCTTCGCCGCGTTCGCCGCCGACAGCCCGCTGCCCTGCGTCGCGATCGGCGGGATCGGTCTCGACGACGTCGCCCCGCTCCGCGCGGCCGGTGCCGCCGGGGTCGCCGTGGTCTCCGCCCTGTGCGCGGCTGAGGACCCGTGCGCCGCCGCGCGGACGTTCCTGCGCGCCTGGCGCGGCGACCGGCCGCCCCGCGTGCTCAGCATCGCCGGCAGCGACCCGTCCGGCGGCGCCGGCATCCAGGCCGACCTGAAGTCCATCGCGGCCAACGGCGGGTACGGCATGGCCGCCCTCACCGCCCTCACCGCGCAGAACACGTCGGGTGTGCGGTCCGTGCACACGCCACCGGCGGCGTTCCTGCGCGAGCAGCTGGACGCGCTCTCCGACGACGTCGGCATCGAGGCGGTCAAGATCGGGATGCTCGCCGGGGTCGAGGTGATCGAGGTGGTCGCGGCGTGGCTGCGCCGGGAGCGCCCGGAGACGGTCGTGCTCGACCCGGTGATGGTGGCCACCAGCGGCGACCGGCTGCTGGACGCCGCCGCCGAGGACGCCCTGCGCGAGCTGCTGCCGCTGGCCGACGTCGTCACCCCGAACCTCCCCGAGCTCGGCGCGCTTCTGGGCGAGCCGGCCGCGGACGACTGGGACGCCGCGCTCGCGCAGGCCGGACGGCTCGCCGCCCGCACCGGCGCGCTCGTGCTCGTCAAGGGCGGGCACCTGGACGGCCCGCACGCCCCGGACGCCCTCGTCGGCGCCGACGGCGTCGTCGCCTCCTTCCCCGGGGAGCGGATCGCCACCGACGCCACGCACGGCACCGGATGCTCGCTGTCCTCCGCGCTCGCCACCCGGCGGGCGCGCGGCGCGGACTGGCCGCGGGCGGCCGAGGAGGCCCGCACCTGGCTGCGCGAGTCGATCCGCGCCGGCGCCGACCTCGACGTCGGCCGCGGCCACGGGCCGGTCAGCCACTTCGCCGGCCTGTGGGCCCGCGGCGGCCTGGACACCGCCCCGACGCCCGCCGAGATCGAGGCGGACTGGTGGGACCGGATCGCCGGCATCCGCACCGGCATCGACGAACTGCCGTTCATCCGCCGCCTCGCCGACGGCACGCTGCCCGACCCGGCGTTCCGGTTCTACCTCGCGCAGGACGCACTGTACCTCAGCGATTACGCGCGGCTTCTCGCGGATGCCGCCCGGCGCGCGCCCTCCGCACCGGAACAGGTGTTCTGGGCGGAATCCGCGGCGCGTTGCATCGCGGTCGAGCGGGAGCTGCACGAGTCGTGGCTGGGCGAGCCCGCCGGCGACCCCGCCCCGGCCACCAGGGCGTACCTCGACCATCTCCGCTCCGTCGCGCACGGCGGTGGATACGCGGAGCTCGTCGCCGCCCTGCTGCCCTGCTACTGGCTGTACGCGGACCTCGGCGAGCGGCTGCGGGCCGGGGATTTCGGCGCGTACACGCAGGATCCCGGGCATCCGTACGCCTCCTGGCTGGCGACCTACGGCGATCCGGCGTTCTCCGCCGCGAGCCGCCGCGCGACCGACATCACCGCCGCCGCGGCGTCGACCGCGGACACCGCGACCCGGCAGCGCATGTTCACCGCGTTCGAGCGCTCCGCCGCCCACGAGCTCGCCTTCTTCGCCGCGCCACCCCTGTGA
- a CDS encoding cupin domain-containing protein produces the protein MSDYEITQIGALGEWRGHYGGFDAARSRDGRRVVDHELTMQYIGMTANALVPGEEAGYWHTHSRVEELYVFLEGLGQMGLDDDVIDVGPGTVVRVGQGVWRTWRARPESPGELRWLCIRAGGEELPHMPNDGARDPDRPMPWAD, from the coding sequence ATGAGCGACTACGAGATCACGCAGATCGGCGCCCTCGGGGAGTGGCGCGGGCACTACGGCGGCTTCGACGCGGCGCGCTCGCGCGACGGCCGGCGCGTGGTGGACCACGAGCTGACCATGCAGTACATCGGGATGACGGCGAACGCCCTGGTCCCGGGCGAGGAGGCCGGCTACTGGCACACCCACTCCCGGGTCGAGGAGCTGTACGTGTTCCTGGAGGGGCTCGGGCAGATGGGGCTGGACGACGACGTGATCGACGTGGGCCCCGGAACGGTCGTCCGGGTCGGGCAGGGCGTCTGGCGCACCTGGCGCGCCCGGCCGGAGAGCCCCGGCGAGCTGCGCTGGCTGTGCATCCGCGCCGGCGGCGAGGAGCTGCCGCACATGCCGAACGACGGCGCCCGCGACCCCGACCGGCCGATGCCCTGGGCGGACTGA
- a CDS encoding phenylalanine--tRNA ligase subunit beta, with the protein MRVPLSWLREYVDVAPDATAEDVLAALVSVGFEEEDIHRFDISGPVVVGRVVSFEEEPQSNGKTIRWCQVDVGAENGGVRGIVCGARNFAVDDKVVVTLPGSVLPGPFPIAARKTYGHVSDGMIASARELGLGDEHNGILILSELGVDAPVGTDAIALLGLDDVAVDINVTPDRGYAFSVRGVAREYSHATGAAFRDPADRDFAELQPGTGRTAIVDDVRPIRGRVGASEFVTRVVRDVDPSRPTPPWMIARLSLAGMRSLGVLIDITNYVMLELGQPIHGYDLDRLDGTITVRRAEAGEKLTTLDGQERALHPEDLLITDGSGPIGLAGVMGGGTTEMSADTRNVLIEAATFDPVTIARTARRHKLPSEASKRFERGVDPLIPFVAARRVADLMVEFAGGTLTDEGGALFTDVVIEGIELPAGFVQGVVGVEYSDDEITGALETIGAEVTRADAEPVADAEPVADAEPVADAEPVADAEPVEASPSAGWFVIPPSWRPDLTDKWTLAEEVARIHGLDRIPSVLPTPPSGRGLTPLQQGRRRVADALAAAGFVETPAFPFTTEAQNDLHGSASGEHLPGIRLANPIDGHVPFLRRSLIPGLLQTAHRNISRGLTDLALFETGVVFLPEAGVSYGTDDVPPLGERPSDEKLAELNASIPPQRRHVAVLLTGSISPRQPGRAAEAAGLSDALDAVRVIAAAAGVDIEVAQGRRAALHPGRTGVLTVAGEEIGYVGELHPQVADDADLPGRAVVAELDLDRLLDLAGSRVVAASLSTFPAATQDVSLVVAADVPAAELRAALVEGAGELLESARLVDDYRGEGLPNGSKSLTFALRFRAADRTLTSAEATEAKMAGVAVAAERFGASIRD; encoded by the coding sequence ATGCGCGTTCCGCTGTCATGGCTGCGCGAGTACGTGGATGTGGCGCCGGATGCCACCGCCGAGGACGTCCTGGCGGCCCTCGTCTCCGTCGGCTTCGAGGAGGAGGACATCCACCGCTTCGACATCTCCGGTCCCGTCGTCGTGGGCCGGGTGGTGTCCTTCGAGGAGGAGCCGCAGTCCAACGGCAAGACGATCCGCTGGTGCCAGGTCGACGTCGGCGCGGAGAACGGCGGCGTGCGCGGCATCGTCTGCGGCGCCCGCAACTTCGCCGTGGACGACAAGGTCGTGGTGACCCTGCCCGGCTCGGTGCTGCCGGGGCCGTTCCCGATCGCGGCGCGCAAGACCTACGGTCACGTCTCCGACGGCATGATCGCCTCGGCCCGCGAGCTGGGCCTGGGCGACGAGCACAACGGCATCCTGATCCTGTCCGAACTCGGCGTGGACGCGCCGGTGGGGACGGATGCCATCGCGCTGCTCGGCCTGGACGACGTCGCCGTCGACATCAACGTCACCCCCGACCGCGGCTACGCGTTCTCGGTCCGCGGTGTGGCGCGCGAGTACTCGCACGCCACCGGCGCGGCCTTCCGTGACCCCGCCGACCGGGACTTCGCCGAGCTGCAGCCGGGAACGGGCCGCACGGCGATCGTCGACGACGTCCGGCCGATCCGCGGCCGGGTGGGGGCAAGCGAGTTCGTCACCCGGGTGGTGCGCGACGTGGACCCGTCGCGTCCCACGCCGCCGTGGATGATCGCGCGCCTGTCCCTGGCCGGCATGCGGTCGCTGGGCGTGCTCATCGACATCACCAACTACGTGATGCTCGAGCTGGGCCAGCCCATCCACGGCTACGACCTCGACCGGCTCGACGGCACCATCACCGTCCGCCGCGCCGAGGCCGGCGAGAAGCTCACCACCCTGGACGGGCAGGAGCGGGCGCTGCACCCGGAGGACCTGTTGATCACCGACGGATCCGGGCCGATCGGGCTCGCCGGCGTCATGGGCGGCGGGACCACGGAGATGAGCGCGGACACCCGCAACGTGCTCATCGAGGCGGCCACGTTCGATCCGGTCACGATCGCGCGCACCGCGCGCCGGCACAAGCTGCCCAGCGAGGCGTCCAAGCGCTTCGAGCGCGGCGTCGACCCGCTCATCCCGTTCGTCGCGGCCCGCCGGGTCGCCGATCTCATGGTCGAGTTCGCCGGCGGCACGCTCACCGACGAGGGTGGCGCGCTGTTCACCGACGTCGTGATCGAGGGCATCGAGCTGCCCGCCGGCTTCGTACAGGGCGTCGTCGGGGTCGAGTACAGCGACGACGAGATCACCGGAGCCCTGGAGACCATCGGCGCCGAGGTGACCCGCGCCGACGCTGAGCCTGTCGCGGACGCTGAGCCCGTCGCGGACGCTGAGCCCGTCGCGGACGCTGAGCCCGTCGCGGACGCTGAGCCTGTCGAAGCGTCCCCGTCCGCCGGATGGTTCGTCATCCCGCCGTCCTGGCGGCCCGACCTCACCGACAAGTGGACGCTCGCCGAGGAGGTCGCCCGCATCCACGGGCTGGACCGCATCCCCTCGGTGCTGCCGACCCCGCCGTCCGGACGCGGCCTCACGCCGCTGCAGCAGGGACGCCGTCGCGTGGCGGACGCCCTCGCCGCGGCCGGCTTCGTGGAGACCCCGGCCTTCCCGTTCACGACCGAGGCGCAGAACGACCTGCACGGCTCGGCATCCGGGGAGCACCTGCCGGGCATCCGTCTCGCGAACCCGATCGACGGGCACGTGCCGTTCCTGCGCCGCTCGCTGATCCCGGGCCTGCTGCAGACCGCGCATCGCAACATCTCCCGCGGACTGACCGATCTCGCGCTGTTCGAGACCGGGGTGGTGTTCCTGCCCGAAGCCGGGGTGTCCTACGGCACCGACGACGTGCCGCCGCTGGGCGAGCGTCCCTCGGACGAGAAGCTCGCCGAGCTGAACGCGTCGATCCCGCCGCAGCGTCGTCACGTGGCCGTGCTGCTCACCGGCAGCATCTCGCCGCGCCAGCCCGGCCGGGCCGCCGAGGCCGCCGGGCTGTCCGACGCGCTGGACGCCGTGCGGGTGATCGCCGCGGCGGCGGGCGTCGACATCGAGGTGGCTCAGGGTCGGCGCGCCGCGTTGCATCCGGGCCGCACCGGCGTGCTCACGGTCGCCGGCGAGGAGATCGGCTACGTCGGCGAACTGCATCCGCAGGTCGCGGACGACGCCGACCTGCCCGGACGTGCGGTCGTCGCGGAACTCGATCTCGACCGCCTGCTCGACCTGGCCGGCTCGCGGGTCGTCGCCGCGTCCCTGTCGACCTTCCCGGCGGCGACGCAGGACGTGTCGCTGGTGGTCGCCGCGGATGTGCCCGCCGCCGAGCTGCGTGCCGCCCTCGTCGAGGGGGCCGGCGAGCTGCTGGAGTCCGCGCGGCTGGTCGACGACTACCGGGGCGAGGGTCTGCCGAACGGCTCCAAGAGCCTGACGTTCGCGCTGCGCTTCCGCGCCGCGGACCGGACGCTCACCTCCGCCGAGGCGACCGAGGCGAAGATGGCGGGTGTCGCGGTCGCGGCCGAGCGCTTCGGCGCGAGCATCCGGGACTGA
- the pheS gene encoding phenylalanine--tRNA ligase subunit alpha produces MSESPENPPEITPEAVESAVAAALAAIDAAADTAALKAARAAHVGEGSPLAVLNASMRQVAPEHKAAFGKLIGQGRGRVTQALAAKEAELAEAETARRLEAERVDITAVPSRSRVGARHPLSLLQEQVCDVFVGMGWEIAEGPELEHEWFNFDALNFDEDHPARQEQDTFYVDPPARHLVMRTHTSPVQVRSMLEREVPIYVLCPGRTYRTDEFDATHLPVFSQFEGLVVDKGITMAHLKGTLDHFARQMFGPEAKTRLRTNYFPFTEPSAELDLWHPTFKGGARWIEWGGCGMVNPNVLRAAGIDPEVYSGFAFGMGIERTLMFRSDVKDMRDMAEGDVRFSEQFGMVV; encoded by the coding sequence GTGTCCGAATCTCCCGAGAATCCGCCTGAGATCACGCCCGAGGCGGTGGAGTCCGCGGTCGCCGCAGCGCTCGCCGCGATCGACGCCGCCGCCGACACCGCCGCGCTGAAGGCCGCGCGCGCCGCGCATGTGGGGGAGGGTTCGCCGCTCGCCGTGCTGAACGCCTCCATGCGCCAGGTCGCGCCCGAGCACAAGGCCGCGTTCGGCAAGCTGATCGGGCAGGGACGAGGCCGCGTCACCCAGGCCCTCGCGGCGAAGGAGGCCGAGCTCGCCGAGGCCGAGACCGCGCGGCGCCTCGAGGCCGAGCGCGTGGACATCACCGCCGTCCCGTCGCGCAGCCGCGTCGGCGCCCGGCATCCGCTCAGCCTGCTGCAGGAGCAGGTGTGCGACGTGTTCGTCGGCATGGGCTGGGAGATCGCGGAGGGACCCGAGCTCGAGCACGAGTGGTTCAACTTCGACGCCCTGAACTTCGACGAGGACCACCCCGCGCGACAGGAGCAGGACACCTTCTACGTCGACCCGCCCGCCCGTCACCTGGTGATGCGCACGCACACCAGCCCGGTGCAGGTGCGCTCCATGCTCGAGCGGGAGGTGCCGATCTACGTGCTCTGCCCCGGCCGGACGTACCGCACCGACGAGTTCGACGCGACCCATCTTCCGGTGTTCAGCCAGTTCGAGGGCCTGGTCGTCGACAAGGGCATCACGATGGCGCACCTGAAGGGCACGCTCGACCACTTCGCCCGGCAGATGTTCGGGCCGGAGGCGAAGACCCGCCTGCGCACGAACTACTTCCCGTTCACCGAGCCGTCCGCCGAGCTCGACCTGTGGCATCCGACCTTCAAGGGCGGCGCCCGCTGGATCGAGTGGGGCGGATGCGGCATGGTCAACCCGAACGTCCTGCGCGCGGCCGGGATCGACCCCGAGGTGTACAGCGGCTTCGCCTTCGGGATGGGCATCGAGCGGACGCTGATGTTCCGCAGCGATGTGAAGGACATGCGCGACATGGCCGAAGGCGATGTGCGCTTCAGCGAGCAGTTCGGGATGGTGGTGTGA
- a CDS encoding amino acid ABC transporter permease: MTSVLYDVPGPRAIARNRILAVLTVLVVLAVIGFVIYRMIATGQFTPQKWYVFTFSAVWMGILKALGNTLGAFALAAVLALALGFVLAIGRLSDHSWVRVPVTTITELFRAVPVLVFMMLLYYGLPVVGIRMDPYWAVVLALMAYNGSVLAEVLRAGVESLPRGQKEAGYAIGLRKSGVMQFILLPQAIRAMLPVIIAQLVVTMKDTALGFIITYQELLYYAKQLTSQQGRPILQSAFIIGGIYVVMCLILAWVAKVVEDRTRRSPKLKGYTPDAGGGDPRIHDGSTVTEVIAMQRGAGKFDAGSGVPPTNL, encoded by the coding sequence ATGACTTCCGTCCTCTACGACGTCCCCGGCCCCCGGGCGATCGCGCGCAACCGCATCCTCGCCGTCCTCACCGTCCTGGTGGTGCTCGCCGTCATCGGCTTCGTCATCTACCGCATGATCGCCACCGGCCAGTTCACGCCGCAGAAGTGGTACGTGTTCACGTTCAGCGCGGTCTGGATGGGCATCCTGAAGGCGCTCGGCAACACCCTCGGCGCGTTCGCCCTGGCGGCCGTGCTCGCCCTGGCGCTCGGCTTCGTGCTCGCCATCGGCCGGCTCTCCGACCACTCCTGGGTCCGCGTGCCGGTCACCACGATCACCGAGCTGTTCCGCGCCGTCCCGGTGCTGGTGTTCATGATGCTGCTGTACTACGGCCTTCCTGTCGTGGGCATCCGCATGGACCCGTACTGGGCCGTAGTGCTCGCCCTGATGGCCTACAACGGGTCGGTGCTCGCGGAGGTGCTCCGCGCCGGCGTCGAATCCCTGCCGCGCGGGCAGAAGGAGGCCGGCTACGCGATCGGGCTCCGCAAGAGCGGGGTGATGCAGTTCATCCTGCTGCCCCAGGCGATCCGGGCCATGCTTCCGGTCATCATCGCCCAGCTGGTGGTGACCATGAAGGACACTGCGCTCGGGTTCATCATCACCTACCAGGAGCTGCTCTACTACGCCAAGCAGCTGACCTCGCAACAGGGCCGGCCGATCCTGCAGTCGGCCTTCATCATCGGCGGCATCTACGTCGTGATGTGCCTGATCCTGGCCTGGGTCGCGAAGGTCGTCGAGGACCGCACGCGCCGCTCGCCCAAGCTGAAGGGCTACACCCCGGATGCCGGTGGCGGCGACCCACGCATCCACGACGGCTCCACGGTGACCGAGGTGATCGCGATGCAGCGCGGCGCGGGGAAGTTCGACGCCGGCAGCGGAGTCCCACCGACGAACCTCTGA
- a CDS encoding amino acid ABC transporter permease produces the protein MDVIFGNLDLWGQAIGNTLLVFFVGGLIALVLGVIVGAMRVSPIPIARAVGTVYVNLVRNTPLTLVFFFFVFGYPQLGLPDLSNTVLGILAIGVYTATYVAEVLRAGINTVPVGQAEAARAIGLPFGQVMTLVILPQAFRSVVPPMMSVFIALLKNTTVAAGFSIAELAALRATINDAPNRPGNPMEVLLWVAVVFVVLVLLMSAVQRHLENRWRIAR, from the coding sequence GTGGACGTCATCTTCGGCAACCTCGATCTGTGGGGACAGGCGATCGGGAACACCCTGCTGGTGTTCTTCGTCGGCGGCCTGATCGCGCTGGTCCTGGGCGTCATCGTGGGCGCCATGCGCGTCTCGCCGATTCCGATCGCACGCGCCGTGGGGACCGTGTACGTCAACCTGGTGCGGAACACCCCGCTCACCCTCGTCTTCTTCTTCTTCGTGTTCGGCTACCCGCAGCTCGGGCTGCCGGACCTGTCCAACACCGTGCTCGGCATCCTGGCGATCGGCGTGTACACCGCCACCTACGTCGCCGAGGTGCTGCGCGCGGGCATCAACACCGTCCCGGTCGGGCAGGCCGAGGCCGCGCGTGCCATCGGCCTCCCGTTCGGGCAGGTGATGACCCTGGTGATCCTGCCGCAGGCGTTCCGCTCGGTGGTGCCGCCGATGATGAGCGTGTTCATCGCCCTGCTGAAGAACACCACGGTCGCCGCCGGCTTCTCCATCGCCGAGCTCGCCGCCCTCCGCGCCACCATCAACGACGCGCCGAACCGTCCCGGCAACCCGATGGAGGTCCTGCTCTGGGTCGCCGTCGTCTTCGTCGTCCTGGTGCTGCTGATGAGCGCGGTGCAGCGCCACCTCGAGAACCGCTGGAGGATCGCCCGATGA
- a CDS encoding glutamate ABC transporter substrate-binding protein, which yields MRRTRTMAGIGIAAAALLALTACNSGSPSSPGGGTGGETGEGGEETTWFEVAEDVNLEGSPTFDKMKERDGVVVGVKEDQPGLGYLDVTTGERTGFDIDIARWIAASLGFDEDQIEFKPIASANREQAIVNGDIDYYVGTYSINDKRKEQIDFAGPYFVTGQGLLVAKDAPEADKLEDFNGKTVCSATGSTPIQNIKANFPEIKTQEYDLYSACVQDLIDGKVDAVTTDQAILIGYAAQYPDDVKVTGGLFTEERYGVGLQKGDDVLRQHINDLFTEGGDIWQAIFDKNLGDSGIEVEQPEVDAY from the coding sequence ATGCGACGCACACGGACAATGGCCGGAATCGGTATCGCGGCGGCGGCGCTGCTCGCGCTGACGGCCTGCAACAGCGGCTCGCCCTCGAGCCCGGGCGGCGGCACCGGCGGGGAGACCGGCGAGGGCGGCGAGGAGACCACGTGGTTCGAGGTCGCCGAGGACGTCAACCTCGAGGGCAGCCCCACCTTCGACAAGATGAAGGAGCGCGACGGCGTCGTCGTCGGCGTCAAGGAGGACCAGCCGGGCCTCGGCTACCTCGACGTCACCACCGGCGAGCGCACCGGCTTCGACATCGACATCGCCCGCTGGATCGCCGCCTCGCTCGGCTTCGACGAGGACCAGATCGAGTTCAAGCCGATCGCGTCGGCGAACCGCGAGCAGGCGATCGTGAACGGCGACATCGACTACTACGTCGGCACCTACTCGATCAACGACAAGCGCAAGGAGCAGATCGACTTCGCCGGCCCGTACTTCGTCACCGGTCAGGGCCTGCTGGTCGCGAAGGACGCCCCCGAGGCGGACAAGCTCGAGGACTTCAACGGCAAGACCGTCTGCTCGGCGACCGGCTCCACCCCGATCCAGAACATCAAGGCCAACTTCCCGGAGATCAAGACGCAGGAGTACGACCTGTACTCCGCCTGCGTGCAGGACCTGATCGACGGCAAGGTGGACGCGGTCACCACCGACCAGGCCATCCTGATCGGCTACGCCGCGCAGTACCCGGACGACGTCAAGGTCACCGGCGGCCTGTTCACCGAGGAGCGCTACGGCGTCGGCCTGCAGAAGGGCGACGACGTGCTGCGCCAGCACATCAACGACCTCTTCACCGAGGGCGGCGACATCTGGCAGGCGATCTTCGACAAGAACCTGGGCGACTCCGGCATCGAGGTCGAGCAGCCCGAGGTCGACGCGTACTGA
- a CDS encoding amino acid ABC transporter ATP-binding protein — MAERNDALVVVENVQKHYGEFHALKDINLRVDKGEVVVVIGPSGSGKSTLCRTINRLETITSGEIRVDGKALPAEGKDLAKLRAEVGMVFQSFNLFAHLTILENVTLGPIKVRGMTKADAEREAMQLLERVGVAQQASKLPAQLSGGQQQRVAIARALAMHPKVMLFDEPTSALDPEMINEVLDVMVGLAHEGMTMIVVTHEMGFARKAANRVVFMADGQIVEEATPEEFFTNPKSSRAKDFLSKLLTH, encoded by the coding sequence ATGGCAGAGCGCAACGACGCCCTCGTGGTCGTGGAGAACGTCCAGAAGCACTACGGCGAGTTCCACGCCCTCAAGGACATCAACCTCCGGGTCGACAAGGGCGAGGTCGTGGTCGTGATCGGCCCGTCCGGGTCGGGCAAGTCGACCCTGTGCCGGACGATCAACCGGCTGGAGACGATCACCAGCGGCGAGATCCGCGTCGACGGCAAGGCGCTCCCCGCCGAGGGCAAGGACCTCGCGAAGCTCCGCGCCGAGGTCGGCATGGTGTTCCAGTCGTTCAACCTGTTCGCGCACCTCACGATCCTCGAGAACGTCACGCTCGGCCCGATCAAGGTGCGCGGCATGACGAAGGCGGATGCCGAGCGCGAGGCGATGCAGCTGCTCGAGCGCGTCGGCGTCGCCCAGCAGGCCTCCAAGCTGCCCGCGCAGCTCTCCGGCGGCCAGCAGCAGCGCGTCGCGATCGCGCGGGCCCTGGCGATGCATCCGAAGGTGATGCTCTTCGACGAGCCGACCAGCGCCCTCGACCCGGAGATGATCAACGAGGTGCTCGACGTCATGGTCGGCCTCGCGCATGAGGGCATGACGATGATCGTGGTCACCCACGAGATGGGCTTCGCCCGCAAGGCGGCCAACCGCGTCGTGTTCATGGCCGACGGGCAGATCGTCGAGGAGGCCACGCCTGAGGAGTTCTTCACGAACCCGAAGAGCAGCCGGGCCAAGGACTTCCTCTCCAAGCTGCTCACCCACTGA